A genomic segment from Gracilinanus agilis isolate LMUSP501 chromosome 1, AgileGrace, whole genome shotgun sequence encodes:
- the LOC123230550 gene encoding zinc finger protein 383-like yields the protein MSTSRTTVRGGAPYQVHMRSWPENYISQEALPAQERVGGGVVKRHIRSLRSFSGVLRWLEVTSAVLCPEPPLEPKPRIPCAPPSPEPALAPEEKMAPGPLAAGPQEAVTFKDVAVSFNQEEWMYLNSSQKEFYRDVMLENYRNLVFLGLAFSKPYVIYQLERREAPWMPEGDIPRIRHADLETQEESKEPTPKLSISVEQSSQEILQRDSLLFSPLREPKKSGAMQQSHLTNEEENFWQKIHTGEKPYKCNECGKAFCRRSNLTEHQRIHTGEKPYKCNECGKAFQLKGHLNEHQKIHSGEKPYKCNECGKAFCHRTYLTKHQKIHSGEKPYQCNECGKAFCKRSNLTEHQRIHTGDKPYECIECQKAFSQKLKLFQHQRIHTGEKPYECNECGRAFCLSTTLTEHKRIHTGEKPHECIECGKAFRLKAQLNQHRRIHTGEKPYKCNECGKAFCKQSNLTDHQKIHTGEKPHECIECGKAFSQKIKLTQHQTIHTGEKPYECNECGKAFRLSTGLAEHQRIHTGEKHYECNECGKTFRLKAQLSQHWRIHTGEKPYECDECGKAFGHRSGLTQHQKIHTGEKPYECDESPFQWQLGETHYGLSRSGPAWESYAGRRSLLLRSALSRFQSPSPAAQAAVSGKPKDGPGRARNAQPPKPCSEGSRVGGEPWAPSLAPAPPPSRVEAPIGRGGRGLEPTGGRSLPAPPPEAGPALGGVGRARSGGVVLPGGSAVSPGPPTLRSAPAASGPQLFPPLADTGCVIPGESSGPPGSGRAPRFSAALVGGDRRREPGPRGEEGRRAELGPRVQALPSRRALPCAGLAREAPPREGQAVAAAPRGRRSLERDVGGTLAAGAAPG from the exons ATGTCTACATCCCGCACCACGGTTAGAGGTGGGGCTCCTTATCAGGTGCACATGCGCAGCTGGCCcgagaactacatttcccaggagGCTTTGCCAGCCCAG GAGCGAGTCGGGGGCGGAGTCGTTAAACGTCACATCCGCTCGTTGCGTTCGTTCTCGGGAGTCCTCCGCTGGCTGGAGGTTACCTCGGCCGTGCTCTGCCCTGAGCCGCCGCTGGAGCCCAAGCCCCGCATTCCGTGCG CTCCGCCTTCCCCTGAGCCTGCCCTGGCCCCCGAGGAGAAGATGGCCCCTGGGCCCCTGGCAGCTGGGCCCCAG GAAGCTGTGACCTTTAAGGATGTGGCTGTGAGCTTCAACCAGGAAGAATGGATGTATCTAAACTCTTCTCAGAAAGAGTTTTATAGGGATGTAATGCTGGAAAACTATAGGAACCTAGTCTTTCTGG GACTTGCATTTTCCAAACCATATGTCATCTACCAACTAGAGCGAAGAGAAGCGCCATGGATGCCAGAGGGAGACATCCCAAGAATTAGGCATGCAG attTGGAAACTCAGGAAGAATCTAAGGAGCCCACTCCAAAACTGAGCATTTCAGTGGAACAGTCATCACAGGAAATACTCCAAAGGGAtagtctcctcttttccccacTGAGAGAACCCAAGAAATCTGGTGCTATGCAACAGAGTCATCTGACCAATGAAGAAGAGAATTTCTGGCAA aaaattcatactggtgagaaaccctataaatgtaatgaatgtgggaaggccttctgCAGGCGCTCAAACCTTACtgagcatcagagaattcatactggtgagaaaccttataaatgtaatgaatgtgggaaggcctttcaACTAAAAGGACATCTTAATGAACATCAGAAAATCCATAGTGGTGAGAAaccctataaatgtaatgaatgtgggaaggccttctgCCATCGCACATACCTTACtaaac atcagaaaattcatagtggtgagaaaccttatcaatgtaatgaatgtggcaaGGCCTTCTGCAAGCGCTCTAACCttactgaacatcagagaattcataccggagacaaaccttatgaatgtattGAATGTCAGAAAGCCTTTAGCCAGAAACTAAAACTTtttcaacatcagagaattcatactggtgagaaaccttatgaatgtaatgagtgTGGGAGGGCCTTCTGTCTGAGTACAACCCTTACTGAACAcaagagaattcatactggtgagaaacctcatgaatgtattgaatgtgggaaggccttccgaCTAAAAGCACAGCTTAATCAACATCGAAGAATTCATACTGGGGAAAAACcgtataaatgtaatgaatgtgggaaggctttcTGTAAGCAATCAAACCTTACTGAtcatcagaaaattcatactggagagaagcctcaTGAATGTATTGAGTGTGGGAAGGCCTTTAGCCAGAAAATAAAACTCACTCAACATCAGACAATtcatactggtgagaaaccttacgAATGTaacgaatgtgggaaagccttccgTCTGAGCACAGGACTTGCTGaacaccagagaattcatactggagagaaacattatgaatgtaatgaatgtgggaagaccTTCCGTCTAAAAGCACAACTTAGTCAGCACtggagaattcatactggagagaaaccttatgaatgtgatGAATGCGGAAAGGCCTTTGGACATAGGTCAGGACTTACtcaacatcagaaaattcataccggagaaaaaccttatgaatgtgatgaat CGCCCTTCCAGTGGCAGCTCGGGGAGACACACTACGGCCTTTCCCGATCGGGACCCGCGTGG GAATCCTACGCTGGCAGACGGTCGCTTCTTCTCCGTTCTGCCCTGAGCCGCTTCCAGAGCCCGAGCCCCGCGGCCCAAGCTGCGGTAAGCGGGAAACCCAAAGACGGGCCTGGGCGAGCGAGGAACGCCCAGCCCCCGAAGCCTTGTTCGGAAGGTTCGCGGGTGGGAGGAGAACCCTGGGCACCTTCTCTGGCGCCAGCCCCTCCCCCTTCGCGAGTCGAGGCGCCCATTGGACGTGGGGGGCGTGGCTTGGAGCCAACGGGCGGGCGCAGCCTCCCGGCCCCGCCCCCGGAGGCGGGCCCTGCCTTGGGCGGGGTCGGGCGGGCACGAAGTGGAGGTGTGGTGCTCCCTGGAGGCTCCGCGGTCTCTCCGGGCCCTCCTACGCTCCGCTCCGCTCCGGCTGCCTCTGGGCCGCAGCTCTTTCCTCCCTTGGCCGACACGGGCTGTGTGATCCCGGGCGAGTCCTCCGGCCCTCCTGGATCAGGCCGAGCCCCGCGTTTCTCCGCTGCCCTTGTGGGCGGGGACCGGAGGCGGGAGCCTGGCCCGAGGGGGGAGGAGGGGCGCAGAGCTGAGCTCGGACCCAGGGTCCAGGCCCTCCCCAGCCGAAGGGCTCTCCCTTGTGCTGGGCTGGCCCGGGAGGCGCCCCCGCGGGAGGGGCAGGCAGTGGCGGCGGCACCGCGGGGAAGGAGGAGCCTTGAGCGAGATGTTGGGGGCACCTTGGCAGCCGGGGCAGCCCCAGGCTGA